A section of the Eublepharis macularius isolate TG4126 chromosome 1, MPM_Emac_v1.0, whole genome shotgun sequence genome encodes:
- the LOC129336005 gene encoding uncharacterized protein LOC129336005, giving the protein MSATAPVAPRSATWREKEVLDLLSFWGEDKIQEALRSSHRNLDNFEKISKMMSSRGHRRTALECRNKTKSMRLEYKRVMAHNSTSGNGPITCPFFRELDSILRGDASVKPKRIARSISFAQGPPQISAPREVMEGSEELFSHDMQTIDAAPLWCSSPNPMAAPQNSSSSTDASEEDLDRTIDGLADKENDTTGANAMEDDDSDSDLPLGHRSRYNTADGADNRCLAEVSPGTRLFQLRNRRRRNAALYGVADDMMRRSREEHNAQVSQWRTDREMLCSWKADENKIQREFLDHTKMESEKFAEAWKQNISVMSDAVNTLKSLGQMLAQQRQIIPPTHDYGQTALPASQATPKKAAARRSCVGKARERLTL; this is encoded by the exons ATGTCGGCCACTGCTCCTGTGGCTCCACGATCAGCGACATGGAGGGAAAAAGAGGTATTGGACCTCCTTTCTTTCTGGGGGGAGGACAAGATACAGGAAGCCCTTAGAAGCTCCCACAGGAACTTAGACAACTTTGAAAAAATTTCCAAAATGATGTCCTCGCGTGGTCATCGGCGCACTGCATTGGAatgcaggaacaaaacaaaaagtatgcGGTTGGAGTACAAGCGCGTCATGGCACACAATTCCACTTCTGGAAACGGCCCCATTACATGTCCTTTTTTTCGTGAGCTGGACAGTATTCTAAGAGGGGACGCAAGTGTTAAACCTAAACGGATAGCGCGAAGCATTTCTTTTGCCCAAGGACCCCCGCAGATAAGCGCCCCCAGGGAAGTGATGGAGGGATCGGAGGAACTCTTCTCGCACGACATGCAGACGATAGATGCTGCACCGCTGTGGTGCTCTTCTCCAAATCCCATGGCAGCAC CGCAGAACTCGTCATCATCCACCGATGCCAGTGAAGAGGATCTTGACCGCACCATAGATGGACTTGCTGACAAGG AAAACGACACTACAGGTGCAAACGCAATGGAGGACGACGACAGTGATTCAGACCTTCCCCTGGGGCATCGTTCACGCTATAACACGG CAGACGGGGCAGATAACAGATGCCTAGCAGAAGTTTCACCGGGAACAAGACTATTCCAACTAAGAAACAGGAGACGCAGAAACGCAGCACTCTATGGAGTAGCCGATGATATGATGCGCCGTTCTCGAGAGGAGCACAATGCCCAGGTTTCCCAATGGCGAACGGACAGAGAGATGCTGTGCAGTTGGAAGGCTGATGAGAACAAGATTCAGAGGGAATTCTTGGATCACACTAAAATGGAGAGTGAGAAGTTTGCCGAGGCCTGGAAACAGAACATTTCGGTGATGTCTGATGCTGTGAACACTTTGAAGTCATTGGGACAGATGCTCGCCCAACAGCGTCAAATCATCCCCCCAACACACGATTATGGGCAAACCGCCCTACCTGCCTCACAGGCAACCCCGAAGAAGGCAGCAGCGAGGCGTTCCTGTGTTGGCAAAGCCAGGGAGAGGCTGACGCTTTGA